In the Dermochelys coriacea isolate rDerCor1 chromosome 25, rDerCor1.pri.v4, whole genome shotgun sequence genome, one interval contains:
- the TNFAIP8L1 gene encoding tumor necrosis factor alpha-induced protein 8-like protein 1 isoform X2, with protein MDTFSTKNLVLQAQKKLLSKMASKTMANIFIDDTSSEVLDELYRVTKEFTHNRKEAQKIIKNLIKIVMKLGVLYRNRQFSADELRLMEHFRKKVHTLAMTAVSFYQIDFTFDRRVMSGVLNECRDLLHQAVNTHLTAKSHSRINHVFNHFADYEFLSALYGPSEPYRTHLQRICEGVNKMLDEDNI; from the coding sequence ATGGACACCTTCAGCACCAAGAACTTGGTTCTGCAGGCTCAGAAAAAGCTCCTGAGCAAGATGGCCTCCAAGACCATGGCGAACATCTTCATTGATGACACCAGCAGCGAGGTTCTGGACGAGCTGTACCGGGTCACCAAGGAGTTCACCCACAACCGCAAGGAGGCCCAGAAGATCATCAAGAACCTGATCAAGATCGTCATGAAGCTGGGGGTGCTGTACCGCAACCGGCAGTTCAGCGCCGACGAGCTGCGGCTGATGGAGCACTTTCGCAAGAAAGTGCACACCCTGGCCATGACCGCCGTCAGCTTCTACCAGATAGACTTCACCTTTGACCGCAGGGTCATGTCTGGTGTGCTGAACGAGTGCCGCGACCTGCTCCACCAGGCCGTCAACACCCACCTGACGGCCAAGTCCCACTCCAGGATCAATCACGTCTTCAACCACTTTGCAGACTACGAGTTCCTGTCGGCACTGTACGGACCTTCCGAACCCTACCGCACCCATCTGCAGAGGATCTGTGAAGGGGTCAACAAAATGCTGGATGAGGACAACATATGA